A window from Limanda limanda chromosome 14, fLimLim1.1, whole genome shotgun sequence encodes these proteins:
- the LOC133020014 gene encoding sterile alpha motif domain-containing protein 3-like isoform X1, translating to MLLRVVISPDNIRRLDISEDLESLEQLKGILTERLQLEGDFLIQFEDPDFGNELCNLTDIRELPPERAVLKILKSFIPTESPASTSTFSGLDSDSMSSPSTSAAQGSSVQLRRRESAENWPSPFPIPVFSFDVALRLSNGDALFKESGVLLTVPREMKMDILDNLAQAMFSYKAYPKTQEIESVAAALIEKHPSLADPGVGTGFHSWAMSIRYKLGNYRQKLRMAGCNEVRVNQRKNAEVTRCLKKARRCEVNFLPDNPEGQTDESQERERKLIQEEVLKRLPNKTLIESKMEATFSLRRKGIVEEEPPIADVLEKWPALFLEEQIYAEFFRITQVDLKKTFLTSLDAHASNLIKLYRTRSGTQGKDLKALLDNLDEQTTDVLAQRKATALRGLPLYLRENPGNVLKTCLDTDSEETSVAGVQLGIVTIVEDDVGRAHSMPRTVNIALVIEEKVVVDNISDISTAIVLLFGCIYNLNLDYPKGLKYTFEALQKIFMNLGTECSARVQALKNNLLK from the exons aTGCTGCTACGTGTTGTCATTTCCCCTGATAACATCAGAAGATTGGATATTTCAGAAGACCTCGAGTCTCTCGAACAATTGAAGGGGATTCTTACAGAAAGACTTCAACTCGAAGGCGACTTTTTAATTCAGTTCGAGGACCCTGACTTTGGAAATGAACTGTGTAATTTGACAGACATTAGAGAGCTTCCTCCAGAAAGAGCTGTATTGAAGATCCTGAAATCCTTCATCCCAACAGAATCACCGGCTTCTACCTCTACCTTTTCTGGACTGGATTCTGATAGCATGTCATCTCCATCCACCAGTGCAGCCCAGGGTTCGTCCGTACAGCTTAGGCGGCGTGAGAGTGCAGAGAACTGGCCATCTCCATTCCCAATTCCAGTCTTTTCATTTGATGTTGCACTGAGGCTTTCTAACGGGGATGCTTTGTTCAAGGAAAGTGGAGTACTTCTCACTGTACCAAGGGAAATGAAAATGGACATCCTGGACAACCTAGCTCAGGCAATGTTTTCCTACAAGGCCTACCCAAAGACTCAAGAAATTGAATCAGTTGCTGCTGCACTTATTGAGAAACACCCATCTCTTGCTGACCCAGGAGTTGGAACTGGATTTCACAGCTGGGCCATGAGCATTAGATATAAGCTTGGCAACTACCGCCAAAAGCTACGGATGGCAGGCTGTAATGAAGTCCGGGTTAACCAAAGAAAAAATGCAGAGGTGACCAGGTGTCTAAAGAAAGCCAGAAGGTGTGAAGTGAACTTTCTTCCAGACAATCCTGAAGGGCAGACTGACGAATCACAAGAGAGGGAAAGGAAATTAATACAGGAGGAAGTTCTGAAAAGACTTCCAAACAAGACCCTGATCGAATCGAAAATGGAAGCTACTTTTTCCCTACGCAGGAAGGGTATTGTGGAGGAAGAACCGCCTATTGCTGATGTGTTGGAGAAGTGGCCAGCATTGTTTTTGGAAGAACAg ATATATGCTGAGTTTTTTAGAATCACTCAAGTGGATCTAAAGAAGACCTTCTTGACATCTTTGGATGCACACGCCTCAAACCTGATAAAGCTTTATAGAACACGTAGCGGGACACAAGGAAAGGACTTAAAGGCCCTCCTTGACAACCTTGATGAACAG acaaCCGATGTGCTTGCACAAAGGAAGGCCACAGCTCTACGAGGTCTACCTCTCTATTTGAGGGAGAATCCAGGCAACGTCCTGAAGACATGTCTG gATACAGACTCGGAGGAAACGTCCGTTGCAGGTGTTCAACTTGGCATAGTCACCAttgttgaagatgatgttggGAGAGCTCACTCAATGCCCAGAACAGTCAACATTGCCCTTGTCATCGAGGAAAAGGTCGTTGTGGATAacatctctgacatcagtaCAGCCATTGTACTTCTCTTTGGATGCATCTACAACCTCAACCTGGACTACCCCAAAGGATTGAAGTACACTTTTGAGGCCCTTCAAAAGATTTTTATGAACCTTGGCACAGAGTGTTCTGCCCGTGTTCaggctctgaaaaacaacttgttaaagTAG
- the LOC133020014 gene encoding sterile alpha motif domain-containing protein 3-like isoform X2, whose product MLLRVVISPDNIRRLDISEDLESLEQLKGILTERLQLEGDFLIQFEDPDFGNELCNLTDIRELPPERAVLKILKSFIPTESPASTSTFSGLDSDSMSSPSTSAAQGSSVQLRRRESAENWPSPFPIPVFSFDVALRLSNGDALFKESGVLLTVPREMKMDILDNLAQAMFSYKAYPKTQEIESVAAALIEKHPSLADPGVGTGFHSWAMSIRYKLGNYRQKLRMAGCNEVRVNQRKNAEVTRCLKKARRCEVNFLPDNPEGQTDESQERERKLIQEEVLKRLPNKTLIESKMEATFSLRRKGIVEEEPPIADVLEKWPALFLEEQIYAEFFRITQVDLKKTFLTSLDAHASNLIKLYRTRSGTQGKDLKALLDNLDEQTTDVLAQRKATALRGLPLYLRENPGNVLKTCLTRRKRPLQVFNLA is encoded by the exons aTGCTGCTACGTGTTGTCATTTCCCCTGATAACATCAGAAGATTGGATATTTCAGAAGACCTCGAGTCTCTCGAACAATTGAAGGGGATTCTTACAGAAAGACTTCAACTCGAAGGCGACTTTTTAATTCAGTTCGAGGACCCTGACTTTGGAAATGAACTGTGTAATTTGACAGACATTAGAGAGCTTCCTCCAGAAAGAGCTGTATTGAAGATCCTGAAATCCTTCATCCCAACAGAATCACCGGCTTCTACCTCTACCTTTTCTGGACTGGATTCTGATAGCATGTCATCTCCATCCACCAGTGCAGCCCAGGGTTCGTCCGTACAGCTTAGGCGGCGTGAGAGTGCAGAGAACTGGCCATCTCCATTCCCAATTCCAGTCTTTTCATTTGATGTTGCACTGAGGCTTTCTAACGGGGATGCTTTGTTCAAGGAAAGTGGAGTACTTCTCACTGTACCAAGGGAAATGAAAATGGACATCCTGGACAACCTAGCTCAGGCAATGTTTTCCTACAAGGCCTACCCAAAGACTCAAGAAATTGAATCAGTTGCTGCTGCACTTATTGAGAAACACCCATCTCTTGCTGACCCAGGAGTTGGAACTGGATTTCACAGCTGGGCCATGAGCATTAGATATAAGCTTGGCAACTACCGCCAAAAGCTACGGATGGCAGGCTGTAATGAAGTCCGGGTTAACCAAAGAAAAAATGCAGAGGTGACCAGGTGTCTAAAGAAAGCCAGAAGGTGTGAAGTGAACTTTCTTCCAGACAATCCTGAAGGGCAGACTGACGAATCACAAGAGAGGGAAAGGAAATTAATACAGGAGGAAGTTCTGAAAAGACTTCCAAACAAGACCCTGATCGAATCGAAAATGGAAGCTACTTTTTCCCTACGCAGGAAGGGTATTGTGGAGGAAGAACCGCCTATTGCTGATGTGTTGGAGAAGTGGCCAGCATTGTTTTTGGAAGAACAg ATATATGCTGAGTTTTTTAGAATCACTCAAGTGGATCTAAAGAAGACCTTCTTGACATCTTTGGATGCACACGCCTCAAACCTGATAAAGCTTTATAGAACACGTAGCGGGACACAAGGAAAGGACTTAAAGGCCCTCCTTGACAACCTTGATGAACAG acaaCCGATGTGCTTGCACAAAGGAAGGCCACAGCTCTACGAGGTCTACCTCTCTATTTGAGGGAGAATCCAGGCAACGTCCTGAAGACATGTCTG ACTCGGAGGAAACGTCCGTTGCAGGTGTTCAACTTGGCATAG